From Halostella salina, one genomic window encodes:
- a CDS encoding DUF7126 family protein, with amino-acid sequence MNAIFTGSDADDLVPALEAEGVSVTRIDGVATRPALEDAGIVDADLFVITDVGQATAVPIARDLVDDLRVVVYSRDSLPEFASGQVDFAVDPELLGPDAVAEELTGA; translated from the coding sequence ATGAACGCGATCTTCACCGGTTCCGACGCCGACGACCTCGTCCCCGCACTCGAAGCCGAAGGCGTCAGCGTCACCCGGATCGACGGGGTGGCGACCCGCCCCGCGCTGGAGGACGCCGGTATCGTCGACGCCGACCTGTTCGTGATCACCGACGTGGGACAGGCGACCGCCGTCCCGATCGCCCGGGACCTCGTCGACGACCTCCGGGTCGTCGTCTACTCCCGCGACTCCCTCCCCGAGTTCGCCAGCGGACAGGTCGATTTCGCGGTGGACCCCGAGCTACTCGGTCCCGACGCCGTCGCCGAGGAACTGACGGGCGCATAG
- the guaA gene encoding glutamine-hydrolyzing GMP synthase produces the protein MVDVDEFIDEKVAEISDAVGDKNAVIALSGGVDSSTAAALAYEALGDQLTPVYVDTGLMRKGETAQIRETFDYMDSLRIVDAKDRFLDKLAGVTDPEEKRHVIGEGFIREFETVAKEVDADYLVQGTIYPDRIESEGTIKSHHNVGGLPEVVDFEGIVEPMRDLYKDEVREVARALDLEEVVAERMPFPGPGLAVRIIGEVTEEKLEVAREANHVVEEELEEYEPWQALAAVIGKATGVKGDNRVHGWVVSVRSVESRDGMTARAQELDWETLQRIQSRITGSHENVARVVYDVTHKPPATIEYE, from the coding sequence ATGGTCGACGTCGACGAGTTCATCGACGAGAAGGTCGCGGAGATAAGCGACGCCGTGGGCGACAAGAACGCCGTCATCGCGCTGTCGGGCGGGGTCGACTCCTCGACGGCCGCCGCGCTGGCCTACGAGGCGCTGGGCGACCAGCTCACCCCGGTCTACGTCGACACCGGCCTGATGCGGAAAGGCGAGACGGCCCAGATACGGGAGACGTTCGATTACATGGACTCGCTGCGGATCGTCGACGCCAAGGACCGCTTCCTCGACAAGCTCGCAGGCGTCACCGACCCCGAGGAGAAGCGCCACGTCATCGGCGAGGGGTTCATCCGGGAGTTCGAGACGGTCGCAAAGGAGGTCGACGCCGACTACCTCGTCCAGGGGACGATCTACCCCGACCGCATCGAGAGCGAGGGGACGATCAAGTCCCATCATAACGTCGGCGGGCTCCCCGAAGTCGTCGACTTCGAGGGGATCGTCGAGCCGATGCGGGACCTGTACAAGGACGAGGTCCGCGAGGTCGCCCGGGCGCTCGACCTCGAGGAGGTGGTCGCCGAGCGCATGCCGTTCCCCGGTCCCGGCCTCGCCGTCCGGATCATCGGCGAGGTGACCGAGGAGAAACTCGAAGTGGCCCGCGAGGCGAACCACGTCGTCGAGGAGGAACTGGAGGAGTACGAGCCGTGGCAGGCGCTGGCCGCCGTCATCGGCAAGGCGACCGGCGTCAAGGGCGACAACCGCGTCCACGGCTGGGTCGTCTCGGTGCGCTCCGTCGAGAGCCGCGACGGGATGACCGCCCGCGCGCAGGAACTCGACTGGGAGACCCTCCAGCGCATCCAGTCGCGGATCACCGGCTCCCACGAGAACGTCGCCCGCGTCGTCTACGACGTGACCCACAAGCCGCCGGCGACCATCGAGTACGAGTAA
- a CDS encoding CTP synthase: MPTDPESEYDPTLGNKFIFVTGGVMSGLGKGITAASTGRLLKNAGFDVTAVKIDPYLNVDAGTMNPYQHGEVYVLKDGGEVDLDLGNYERFLDEDMTFDHNITTGKTYQHVIEKERAGDYLGKTVQIIPHVTNDIKRRIREAAEGTDVCLIEVGGTVGDIEGMPYLEALRQFAHEEDDEDILFTHVTLVPYSKNGEQKTKPTQHSVKELRSIGLQPDVLVGRADDKLEPHTKEKIALFCDVPTDAVFSNPDVEDIYHVPLMVEEEGLDEYVMQELGLADRAIPAAERDNEWREIVTREREDEVDIALVGKYDLEDAYMSVNEALKHAGLAKGVNVNINWVDSDEMVDGSAGGKHRERLEAADGIVVPGGFGSRGTEGKIRAIEYARENDVPFLGLCLGFQMAVVEVARNVLGYEDAHSAEMDDGTSHPVIDILPEQYEVSDMGGTMRLGAHQTDITPGTLAEDVYGGSSCTERHRHRYEVNPNYFEDFAETDLVFSGRAGNRMEILELEDHPYFLGTQFHPEFRSRPDRASPPFVGLVETAMELAGIDGADDAADVKGVEA; the protein is encoded by the coding sequence ATGCCGACCGATCCTGAATCCGAATACGACCCCACATTGGGGAACAAGTTCATCTTCGTCACGGGGGGCGTGATGTCCGGGCTGGGCAAGGGGATCACCGCCGCCAGCACCGGCCGCCTCCTCAAGAACGCCGGGTTCGACGTGACGGCGGTGAAGATAGACCCGTACCTCAACGTCGACGCCGGGACGATGAACCCCTACCAGCACGGCGAAGTGTACGTCCTGAAAGACGGCGGGGAGGTCGACCTCGACCTGGGGAACTACGAGCGGTTCCTCGACGAGGACATGACGTTCGACCACAACATCACGACGGGCAAGACCTACCAGCACGTCATCGAGAAGGAGCGCGCCGGGGACTACCTCGGCAAGACGGTCCAGATCATCCCCCACGTCACCAACGACATCAAGCGCCGCATCCGCGAGGCCGCCGAGGGGACCGACGTCTGTCTCATCGAGGTCGGGGGAACCGTCGGCGACATCGAGGGGATGCCGTATCTGGAGGCGCTCCGCCAGTTCGCCCACGAGGAGGACGACGAGGACATCCTCTTCACCCACGTCACGCTCGTCCCCTACTCGAAAAACGGCGAACAGAAGACCAAGCCGACCCAGCACAGCGTCAAGGAACTGCGCTCGATCGGCCTCCAGCCCGACGTACTGGTCGGGCGCGCCGACGACAAACTGGAGCCACACACGAAAGAGAAGATCGCCCTGTTCTGTGACGTGCCCACCGACGCCGTCTTCTCAAACCCGGACGTCGAGGACATCTACCACGTCCCGCTGATGGTCGAGGAGGAGGGGTTGGACGAGTACGTGATGCAGGAACTCGGCCTCGCCGACCGCGCCATCCCGGCGGCCGAACGGGACAACGAGTGGCGGGAGATCGTCACGCGCGAGCGCGAAGACGAGGTCGACATCGCGCTGGTCGGCAAGTACGACCTGGAGGACGCGTACATGTCGGTCAACGAGGCGCTGAAACACGCCGGACTGGCGAAAGGCGTCAACGTGAACATCAACTGGGTCGACTCCGACGAGATGGTCGACGGAAGCGCGGGCGGAAAGCACCGCGAGCGCCTCGAAGCGGCCGACGGGATCGTGGTCCCGGGCGGCTTCGGCTCCCGCGGGACCGAGGGGAAGATCCGCGCCATCGAGTACGCCCGGGAGAACGACGTGCCGTTCCTCGGCCTCTGTCTCGGCTTCCAGATGGCCGTCGTCGAGGTGGCGCGCAACGTGCTGGGCTACGAGGACGCCCACAGCGCCGAGATGGACGACGGGACGAGCCACCCCGTCATCGACATCCTGCCCGAGCAGTACGAGGTGTCGGACATGGGCGGGACGATGCGGCTCGGTGCCCACCAGACCGACATCACCCCCGGCACGCTCGCCGAGGACGTGTACGGCGGCTCCTCCTGCACGGAACGACACCGCCACCGCTACGAGGTGAACCCGAACTACTTCGAGGACTTCGCGGAGACGGATCTGGTGTTCTCCGGTCGGGCCGGCAACCGGATGGAGATCCTCGAACTGGAGGACCACCCGTACTTCCTCGGGACGCAGTTCCACCCCGAGTTCCGGTCGCGCCCGGACCGCGCGTCGCCGCCCTTCGTCGGTCTCGTCGAGACGGCGATGGAGCTGGCCGGGATCGACGGCGCTGACGACGCGGCCGACGTGAAGGGGGTGGAGGCCTGA
- a CDS encoding CocE/NonD family hydrolase produces the protein MDVLVPGARDVRGTLDEPDGGATACVVACPPHPQHRGHRGDARLTAVGDALVDRGVACLRFDYGDWDEGYGEREDARNAVRWAADRYDGVALFGYSFGGAMALLAAASVDRPVVAVSTLAPAARLRDDLDAAGALEGLDCPAQVIFGTRDDTADPTPVVEVARERGDDVVELSADHFFVGKHDRIGGLVAEFLAAEL, from the coding sequence ATGGACGTACTCGTCCCCGGCGCGCGGGACGTTCGGGGGACGCTCGACGAACCGGACGGCGGGGCGACGGCCTGCGTCGTCGCCTGCCCGCCCCATCCGCAGCACCGCGGCCACCGTGGCGACGCCCGGCTGACCGCCGTCGGCGACGCTCTGGTCGACCGCGGCGTCGCCTGTCTGCGCTTCGACTACGGCGACTGGGACGAGGGGTACGGCGAGCGCGAGGACGCCCGCAACGCGGTTCGCTGGGCCGCCGACCGGTACGACGGGGTCGCGCTCTTCGGCTACAGCTTCGGCGGCGCGATGGCGCTGCTGGCGGCGGCGTCGGTCGACCGCCCGGTGGTGGCCGTCTCGACGCTCGCGCCCGCCGCGCGGCTCCGGGACGACCTGGACGCCGCGGGGGCACTGGAAGGGCTCGACTGCCCGGCACAGGTGATATTCGGAACGCGCGACGACACGGCCGACCCGACGCCGGTCGTCGAGGTCGCACGCGAGCGCGGCGACGACGTGGTGGAGCTGTCCGCGGATCATTTCTTCGTCGGGAAGCACGACCGGATCGGCGGGCTCGTCGCCGAGTTCCTCGCCGCAGAGCTGTAG
- a CDS encoding PspA/IM30 family protein: protein MGILSRASYVIRSKVNAVLNRAEDPTETLDYSYEQLRDELQDVKRGIADLTTQKKRLEMQKRRLEENVDKHNEQAREAVRQDRDDLARRALEKKKAKMTQIEELEGQIADLQQTQDNLVEKKETLQQRIEEFRTKKETMKARYEAAEASARVSEAMTGAGDEMEDVGRAIERAEDRTQEMEARSAAMDELQDEGVFEDALSDKDQLDRELEEVRTSGAVDAELDTLKAEMDAEEAETAEGDGTADAETEPTEDVEFETEGGGDVDVDVDESEVESELEDLKSEEK, encoded by the coding sequence ATGGGAATACTCTCTCGGGCCTCCTACGTCATCCGGTCGAAGGTCAACGCGGTGCTCAACCGCGCTGAGGACCCGACGGAGACGCTCGACTACTCGTACGAGCAGCTACGCGACGAGCTACAGGACGTGAAACGCGGCATCGCCGACCTGACGACCCAGAAGAAGCGCCTGGAGATGCAGAAGCGACGGCTGGAGGAGAACGTCGACAAGCACAACGAGCAGGCCCGCGAGGCCGTCCGGCAGGACCGCGACGACCTCGCGCGCCGTGCTCTGGAGAAGAAGAAGGCGAAGATGACGCAGATCGAGGAGCTGGAGGGCCAGATCGCCGACCTCCAGCAAACGCAGGACAACCTCGTCGAGAAGAAGGAGACCCTCCAGCAGCGCATCGAGGAGTTCCGGACGAAAAAGGAGACGATGAAGGCGCGCTACGAGGCCGCCGAGGCCAGCGCCCGCGTCTCCGAGGCGATGACCGGCGCGGGCGACGAAATGGAGGACGTGGGCCGGGCCATCGAGCGCGCCGAGGACCGGACCCAGGAGATGGAGGCCCGCTCGGCCGCCATGGACGAACTGCAGGACGAGGGCGTGTTCGAGGACGCCCTCTCGGACAAGGACCAGCTGGACCGCGAACTGGAGGAGGTCCGGACCAGCGGCGCGGTCGACGCCGAACTCGACACGCTGAAAGCCGAGATGGACGCCGAGGAGGCCGAGACGGCGGAGGGTGACGGGACCGCGGACGCGGAGACCGAGCCGACGGAGGACGTGGAGTTCGAGACGGAGGGCGGCGGCGACGTCGACGTGGACGTCGACGAGTCCGAGGTGGAGTCGGAGCTAGAGGACCTCAAAAGCGAGGAGAAGTAG
- a CDS encoding His/Gly/Thr/Pro-type tRNA ligase C-terminal domain-containing protein, with translation MRLLYAHADRAAVDAADGATAELTDCVAAFVAVEPGDAAAPEAVATSAADELRTVADRLGVDGVVLYRCPHLLDAAAAEGPAATAVDALAERLPADYDVRRARVEGDAGGAVDWRGHPLAVGGCRVGPAADSLQAADDRAVVTPSGDRRDPGTADGTLRAVADAGRPSTDPPGDDRLRELGFLAEDGATWLPRGAFVRDALAARADDLLAEAGAVRVAAADSHEGRGPAASVPADIADADLPVRLRDPGGWRGADAPEMAVVVADATAGADEFRRAAAIAREAVGDLGVDAAPVVRTVAGGADAGPSSAAVAAAVDAPVLAETLPMRVGRWSTALDFVAVVDGRAVRTGAVRYDPPRSDSADGGPSRPTVRCAPVGRLDVAIRATVAGDGGLPTWLAPTQVRLVPVDAGHAERCDAVVAALSESGVRADVDDRELSVGDRIGRAEAAGVPYYAVVGEREAGDGPLPVTERASGRESAMTVAELAETVREATAAYPSRRRPLPARLRDWPPVGGA, from the coding sequence ATGCGACTGCTGTACGCCCACGCCGACCGCGCAGCGGTCGACGCCGCCGACGGGGCGACGGCGGAACTCACCGACTGCGTGGCCGCGTTCGTCGCGGTCGAGCCGGGGGACGCCGCGGCCCCGGAAGCCGTCGCGACGAGCGCCGCTGACGAACTGCGGACGGTCGCGGACCGCCTCGGCGTCGACGGGGTCGTCCTCTACCGATGTCCGCACCTGCTCGACGCGGCGGCCGCCGAGGGTCCCGCAGCGACGGCCGTCGACGCGCTCGCCGAGCGACTCCCGGCCGACTACGACGTTCGGCGCGCACGGGTCGAGGGGGACGCCGGCGGCGCGGTCGACTGGCGCGGCCACCCGCTCGCGGTGGGCGGTTGCCGGGTCGGACCGGCGGCCGACAGCCTGCAGGCGGCTGACGACCGCGCGGTCGTAACGCCCTCTGGTGATCGGCGCGACCCGGGGACTGCGGACGGCACCCTCCGCGCGGTCGCGGACGCCGGTCGACCGTCGACGGATCCGCCGGGCGACGACCGCCTCCGCGAACTCGGCTTCCTCGCCGAGGACGGGGCGACCTGGCTCCCGCGGGGCGCGTTCGTCCGCGACGCGCTCGCCGCCCGCGCCGACGACCTGCTCGCCGAGGCGGGCGCGGTCCGCGTGGCGGCCGCCGACTCCCACGAGGGACGGGGGCCGGCCGCATCCGTCCCGGCCGACATCGCTGACGCCGACCTGCCGGTGCGCCTCCGCGACCCGGGCGGCTGGCGCGGGGCCGACGCGCCGGAGATGGCCGTCGTCGTCGCGGACGCGACGGCCGGAGCGGACGAATTCAGACGGGCGGCTGCGATCGCCCGCGAGGCGGTCGGGGACCTCGGTGTCGACGCCGCCCCCGTCGTGCGGACGGTCGCGGGCGGGGCCGACGCCGGCCCGTCGTCGGCGGCCGTCGCCGCCGCGGTCGACGCGCCAGTCCTCGCCGAGACGCTCCCGATGCGGGTCGGGCGCTGGTCGACGGCGCTGGACTTCGTCGCCGTCGTCGACGGCCGCGCGGTTCGGACCGGCGCAGTCAGGTACGACCCGCCGCGGAGCGACTCGGCCGACGGCGGGCCGTCGCGTCCGACCGTCCGCTGTGCGCCGGTCGGCCGGCTCGACGTGGCGATCCGGGCGACGGTCGCCGGAGATGGCGGCCTTCCGACGTGGCTCGCGCCGACGCAGGTCCGGCTCGTGCCGGTCGACGCGGGGCACGCCGAGCGCTGCGACGCCGTCGTCGCGGCGCTGTCCGAGTCGGGCGTCCGCGCGGACGTCGACGACCGCGAGCTATCAGTCGGCGACCGGATCGGCCGCGCCGAGGCGGCGGGCGTCCCCTACTACGCCGTCGTGGGGGAGCGCGAGGCTGGTGACGGGCCGCTCCCCGTGACCGAGCGGGCGAGCGGCCGCGAGTCGGCGATGACCGTCGCGGAACTGGCCGAAACCGTCCGCGAGGCGACGGCGGCCTATCCGTCGCGCCGACGGCCGCTGCCGGCGCGCCTGCGCGACTGGCCGCCGGTCGGCGGCGCGTAG
- a CDS encoding helix-turn-helix domain-containing protein → MTVIADLRVPPAEFVLAHSLHSVDDAQVEVERVAATDEDHVTPYFWVTAGDLDAFDDALREDGTARDPSLLERNDHERLYRVDWHAPDHGIVSAIANSLATLLTASAADEWHVRLLFPDDEALSTFHDHAQRCDLTFDVDRLYRPDDPGEFEQYGLTADQREALLAVLRAGYFDVPRGSTLAAVAAELDISDTALSTRLRRAHANLIRATIARGEGQGDLKSVNTHG, encoded by the coding sequence ATGACCGTCATCGCCGACCTGCGAGTACCGCCCGCGGAGTTCGTGCTCGCGCACTCGCTGCACTCCGTCGACGACGCGCAGGTGGAGGTCGAACGCGTCGCGGCGACGGACGAGGACCACGTGACACCGTACTTCTGGGTGACCGCCGGGGACCTCGACGCGTTCGACGACGCGCTCCGCGAGGACGGCACCGCACGGGACCCGAGCCTGCTGGAGCGCAACGATCACGAGCGACTCTACCGGGTGGACTGGCACGCGCCCGACCACGGGATCGTGTCAGCCATCGCGAACTCGCTGGCGACCCTGCTGACGGCGTCCGCGGCGGACGAGTGGCACGTTCGGCTCCTGTTTCCGGACGACGAGGCGCTCTCGACGTTCCACGACCACGCGCAGCGCTGTGACCTGACGTTCGACGTGGACCGGCTCTACCGACCGGACGACCCAGGGGAGTTCGAGCAGTACGGGCTCACGGCCGACCAGCGCGAGGCGCTGCTGGCGGTTCTCCGAGCCGGCTACTTCGACGTTCCGCGGGGATCGACGCTCGCGGCGGTCGCGGCGGAACTGGACATCTCCGACACCGCGCTATCGACCCGGCTCCGCCGGGCACACGCCAACCTCATCCGCGCGACGATCGCCCGGGGCGAGGGGCAGGGTGACTTAAAGAGCGTGAATACTCACGGGTAG
- a CDS encoding HalOD1 output domain-containing protein, producing MRRQAIDGQPTSDGGGEPDGNERARIADLTCYESASAAVVDAVAEAAGVEPTDLRPLFEFVDPDALDSLAADATVRFRYAGYSVTVSTDEVVVRAPG from the coding sequence ATGAGACGACAGGCGATCGACGGGCAGCCGACGAGCGATGGCGGCGGGGAACCGGACGGAAACGAGCGGGCGCGGATCGCCGACCTGACGTGTTACGAGTCCGCGAGCGCGGCAGTGGTCGACGCCGTCGCCGAGGCGGCGGGCGTGGAGCCGACGGACCTGCGGCCGCTGTTCGAGTTCGTCGACCCGGATGCGCTGGACAGCCTCGCGGCCGACGCGACCGTTCGGTTCCGGTACGCCGGGTACTCGGTGACCGTGTCGACGGACGAAGTCGTCGTCCGCGCCCCGGGCTGA
- a CDS encoding dipeptide epimerase — protein MTLSASFERLELPLETPFTIARGTQTVSENVVVRVADDEGRVGVGGAAPARHYGETADTVAAVLPDLLSVVEDVGDPHQRQRIERRMRETVRDNPAARCAVSIALHDLIAKRADLPLYRYWGLDPDRTVSTSFTIGLDDPDRMHEKAADAVAAGHEVLKVKVGTDRDEAVVDAVRSAAPDARIRVDANEAWTPREAVRMSETLADYGVEFIEQPVPAENPEGLQFVYERSALPIAADESCVTVDDVPRVADRTDIVTIKLMKCGGLAEARRMVHAARAQGLEVMLGCMVESNASIAAGAHLAPLLDYADLDGSLLLDRDPFAGVPMPDGVIDLASVDRPGTGAVPR, from the coding sequence GTGACGCTCTCCGCGTCGTTCGAGCGGCTGGAGCTGCCGCTGGAGACTCCCTTCACCATCGCCCGCGGCACCCAGACCGTCTCGGAGAACGTCGTCGTCCGGGTCGCGGACGACGAGGGCCGGGTCGGCGTCGGCGGCGCGGCCCCCGCGCGCCACTACGGCGAGACGGCCGACACCGTCGCAGCGGTGCTGCCGGACCTGCTGTCCGTCGTCGAGGACGTGGGCGATCCCCACCAGCGACAGCGGATCGAGCGCCGTATGCGCGAAACGGTCCGGGACAACCCCGCGGCGCGCTGTGCCGTCAGCATCGCCCTCCACGACCTGATCGCCAAGCGCGCCGACCTGCCGCTGTACCGCTACTGGGGGCTGGACCCGGACCGGACCGTCAGCACCTCCTTTACGATCGGGCTGGACGACCCGGACCGCATGCACGAGAAGGCCGCGGACGCGGTCGCTGCCGGCCACGAGGTGCTGAAGGTGAAAGTCGGCACCGACCGCGACGAGGCCGTCGTCGACGCGGTGCGCTCGGCGGCCCCCGACGCCCGGATCCGGGTCGACGCCAACGAGGCGTGGACGCCCCGCGAGGCCGTCCGCATGTCCGAGACGCTGGCCGACTACGGCGTGGAGTTCATCGAACAGCCGGTGCCCGCGGAGAATCCCGAGGGGCTACAGTTCGTGTACGAGCGGTCGGCACTGCCGATAGCCGCCGACGAGTCCTGCGTGACCGTCGACGACGTGCCCCGCGTCGCCGACCGGACCGACATCGTCACGATCAAGCTGATGAAATGCGGCGGCCTCGCCGAGGCCCGACGGATGGTCCACGCCGCCCGAGCGCAGGGGCTGGAGGTGATGCTCGGCTGCATGGTCGAGAGCAACGCCTCCATCGCCGCGGGGGCCCACCTCGCGCCGCTGCTCGACTACGCCGACCTGGACGGCTCGCTCCTGCTCGACCGTGACCCGTTCGCCGGCGTGCCGATGCCCGACGGCGTGATCGACCTCGCGTCGGTCGACCGGCCGGGGACCGGTGCAGTCCCGCGCTGA
- a CDS encoding DUF1611 domain-containing protein, translated as MRIAILAHEQFPGRAKTALGVLRYGDHEVTAVLDRDRAGERVSDHVPDVQDAPIVGSMDDVGAVDALLIGIAPIGGGFDESWRSDVRAALERGCDVVAGLHYFLADDDEFARLADEHGCELRDVRRPPDDLTVADGVAREVDAEVILTVGTDCSVGKMTTTMELAAAARERGHDAAVVPTGQTGIMVEGWGNPVDRVVSDFTAGAVEEMIVEKGDDHDYLFVEGQGSIVHPAYSAVTCGILHGAMPDRMVLCHRAGRERIHGYEEFRLPALPTYVDLYESLAAPVHEGTVVAGALNTMDVAGDDAAREAVAEFGDALDAPAADLVRFDPDAVLEAVL; from the coding sequence ATGCGCATCGCGATCCTCGCACACGAGCAGTTCCCCGGCCGCGCCAAGACGGCGCTCGGCGTCCTGCGGTACGGCGACCACGAGGTCACCGCCGTCCTCGACCGGGACCGCGCCGGCGAGCGCGTGAGCGACCACGTGCCGGACGTACAGGACGCGCCGATCGTCGGATCGATGGACGATGTCGGCGCGGTCGACGCGCTCCTGATCGGCATCGCGCCGATCGGCGGCGGCTTCGACGAGTCGTGGCGGTCGGACGTGCGCGCCGCGCTGGAGCGGGGCTGTGACGTTGTCGCCGGGCTCCACTACTTCCTCGCGGACGACGACGAATTCGCCCGGCTCGCCGACGAGCACGGCTGCGAACTCCGGGACGTGCGCCGCCCGCCAGACGACCTGACCGTCGCCGACGGCGTCGCCCGCGAGGTCGACGCCGAAGTGATCCTCACGGTCGGCACGGACTGCTCGGTCGGGAAGATGACGACGACGATGGAACTCGCCGCGGCCGCCCGCGAGCGTGGCCACGACGCCGCCGTGGTCCCGACGGGCCAGACGGGGATCATGGTCGAGGGGTGGGGGAACCCCGTCGACCGCGTCGTCAGCGACTTCACCGCCGGGGCGGTCGAGGAGATGATCGTGGAAAAAGGCGACGACCACGACTACCTGTTCGTGGAGGGGCAGGGGAGCATCGTCCACCCGGCGTACTCCGCGGTGACCTGCGGCATCCTCCACGGCGCGATGCCGGACCGGATGGTGCTCTGTCACCGCGCCGGCCGGGAGCGGATCCACGGGTACGAGGAGTTCCGTCTGCCCGCCCTCCCGACGTACGTCGACCTGTACGAGTCGCTCGCCGCGCCGGTCCACGAGGGGACCGTCGTCGCCGGGGCGCTGAACACGATGGACGTGGCCGGCGACGACGCGGCCCGCGAGGCGGTCGCCGAGTTCGGCGATGCGCTCGACGCGCCGGCCGCGGACCTCGTCAGATTCGACCCCGACGCCGTGCTGGAGGCGGTGCTGTGA
- a CDS encoding Vms1/Ankzf1 family peptidyl-tRNA hydrolase, whose translation MLDELLGRAALKERIDELEEEKRHLERQLEAESERRADAVSARQDAEERVNRLEDRVAELEDRVERAGGDDDAALDYRGVEELRGDRLAAVLDRLASVDAGPEGALTAMVDGTVPDAVREVFGDRAPLVDRAGPCLAVTDDAGVVSAAFDPPVAPDTFAAWDDGFELDREWFLPTGRFAFAVVRADLFALGEYDGRERVATTAFESDVKGNHSKGGFSQARFERRRDEQVADHVERAEAALADRDADRLVLVGESTVLDDVDAEATATAAVDATGDPEDALEEAFYDFWTTTLYRI comes from the coding sequence ATGCTCGACGAGTTGCTCGGGCGGGCGGCGCTGAAGGAGCGCATCGACGAGCTGGAGGAGGAGAAGCGACATCTGGAGCGGCAGCTGGAGGCCGAGTCCGAGCGCCGTGCCGACGCCGTCAGCGCCCGGCAGGACGCCGAGGAGCGCGTCAACCGACTCGAGGACCGGGTGGCCGAGCTAGAGGACCGCGTCGAGCGGGCTGGCGGCGACGACGACGCGGCGCTCGACTACCGCGGCGTCGAGGAGCTTCGGGGCGACCGCCTCGCCGCGGTGCTGGACCGCCTCGCCAGCGTCGACGCCGGGCCGGAGGGCGCGCTGACCGCGATGGTCGACGGGACGGTCCCGGACGCGGTCCGCGAGGTGTTCGGCGACCGCGCGCCGCTGGTCGACCGCGCCGGCCCCTGCCTCGCCGTCACGGACGACGCCGGCGTCGTGAGCGCGGCGTTCGACCCGCCGGTCGCCCCGGACACCTTCGCCGCGTGGGACGACGGGTTCGAACTCGACCGCGAGTGGTTCCTGCCGACGGGTCGGTTCGCGTTCGCCGTGGTCCGGGCGGACCTGTTCGCGCTCGGCGAGTACGACGGCCGGGAGCGCGTCGCGACGACGGCGTTCGAGAGCGACGTGAAGGGGAACCACTCGAAGGGCGGCTTCTCGCAGGCCCGCTTCGAGCGCCGCCGGGACGAGCAGGTCGCCGACCACGTCGAACGCGCGGAGGCGGCGCTCGCCGACCGCGACGCCGACCGGCTGGTGCTCGTCGGCGAGTCCACCGTGCTGGACGACGTCGACGCCGAGGCGACAGCGACCGCCGCCGTCGACGCGACCGGCGACCCCGAGGACGCCTTAGAGGAGGCGTTCTACGACTTCTGGACGACGACGCTGTACCGGATCTGA